Proteins encoded by one window of Labrus bergylta chromosome 2, fLabBer1.1, whole genome shotgun sequence:
- the LOC109996536 gene encoding eosinophil peroxidase codes for MNHFVCLLATAFYLCLQLQVDAGSHLSMIEQTVIAAKAEVDSAYSYSRRVSLERVRRNSVSPSDILRIQKQPAGHSRVAVRSADYMEHAVKMIQSNLARRSKRSVNATDLLSEEDLEFIAKLTGCSARTRPPSCKTTPNLDEYRTAPSVCNNRKNTRWGSSNIPFARWLDAEYQDDTSLPKGWDPAVKVNKNFLPLVREVSNQIMKTKTSDLKDDPLFTHLLTIFGQWTDHDLTFTPHSPVIRSFSDGIDCDKTCERTEPCFPIEIPKNDPRLYSQPDQCMTFFRSAAACGSGNTGHMFGASTVRQQMNTLTSFIDAGQVYGSDDTKAQFLRDLSTDEGLLRVNTEFTDNDRELLPFSSMTSNMCATRAKITNQNDTEEVPCFLSGDERTNENIGLSSLHTLFMREHNRLARALAKLNPHWNGERLYQEARKIMGAYFQVITYRDYLFHIVGPDVMAKQLSTYPGYDEDVDPGVSNVFATAAYRFGHLMVQPFMFRLNETYEEHPEYPSPLLHKAFFTPWRITHEGGLDPFIRGLVGRTAKLNMPNSRMHDELRDLLFKFSERMALDLAALNMQRGRDHGLPGYNAWRKFCGLSQPKNLAELTKVMGNLELAKKLLKLYGTADNIDVWLAGVAEPLVDNGKVGPLFACLIATQFQKIRQGDRLWWENENVFTEAQRYSLRDTSLARIICDNTGIEEVPEQPFQYRPRGKGYTLCKNIPDFDLTPWIENEQRPHGTGKTGPPGPPGPRGLPGPPGPPGPPGDAHHVAFSVRLGNDHPQSGFPIPFRDVIYNGQGSYDLKTGYFTCDQSGVYQFTFSCTINNIAATVDLLRNGKPFYHSFTTFQRGYSTASGTVYVKLVKGDKVCLMAEQGSNGMTADSYFSGNFLFDE; via the exons ATGAATCACTTTGTGTGCCTGCTGGCCACAGCTTTTTACCTCTGCCTGCAGCTGCAGGTGGATGCCG gGTCTCACCTGAGTATGATTGAACAGACAGTGATTGCAGCAAAGGCCGAGGTGGACTCCGCTTACAGCTACTCCCGCAGAGT GTCACTGGAGCGCGTCAGGAGGAACAGTGTTAGCCCTTCAGATATCCTCCGGATACAGAAGCAGCCCGCAGGTCATTCACGTGTCGCCGTGCGTTCAGCAGACTACATGGAACACGCGGTGAAAATGATCCAGAGCAACCTCGCAAGACGCAGTAAGCGTTCGGTCAACGCAACAG ATCTGCTCTCTGAGGAGGATCTGGAGTTCATCGCTAAACTGACCGGCTGCTCTGCGCGCACACGTCCGCCCTCCTGCAAGACGACTCCCAACCTAGACGAGTATCGCACTGCACCCAGCGTCTGCAACAACAG GAAAAACACACGATGGGGATCCTCCAACATCCCTTTCGCCCGCTGGCTGGATGCTGAGTACCAGGATGATACGTCTCTGCCTAAAGGCTGGGACCCTGCAGTAAAAGTCAACAAGAATTTTCTCCCCCTG GTGAGAGAAGTGTCCAACCAgattatgaaaacaaaaacctctgACTTGAAGGACGATCCCCTCTTCACTCACCTGCTGACCATCTTCGGTCAGTGGACGGACCACGATCTGACTTTCACTCCTCACTCTCCTGTCATCCGCTCCTTCAGTGATGGCATCGACTGTGACAAGACCTGTGAGCGCACAGAGCCCTGCTTCCCCATCGAG ATTCCCAAGAATGACCCCCGCCTCTACTCTCAACCAGATCAGTGCATGACCTTCTTCCGCTCGGCAGCAGCTTGTGGTTCTGGCAACACCGGGCACATGTTTGGTGCGAGCACTGTCCGCCAGCAGATGAACACTCTGACATCTTTCATCGATGCAGGTCAGGTGTACGGTTCAGACGACACCAAAGCTCAATTCCTCCGGGACCTCAGTACAGACGAGGGGCTGTTGAGGGTCAACACAGAGTTCACTGATAACGACAGAGAGCTCCTTCCCTTCAGTAGCATGACCAGTAACATGTGTGCTACCCGTGCTAAAATCACCAACCAAAACGACACAGAGGAGGTGCCGTGCTTTCTCTCAG GTGACGAGCGCACTAACGAGAACATCGGTCTGTCGTCTTTGCACACACTTTTCATGCGCGAGCACAACCGCCTGGCTCGTGCTTTGGCCAAACTCAATCCTCACTGGAACGGAGAGAGACTCTACCAGGAGGCACGCAAGATCATGGGCGCATACTTCCAG GTGATCACGTACCGAGACTACTTATTCCACATTGTCGGCCCGGACGTGATGGCCAAGCAGCTATCCACCTACCCTGGTTATGATGAAGATGTTGACCCCGGCGTCTCCAATGTGTTCGCCACTGCTGCTTACAGATTTGGCCATCTGATGGTTCAGCCCTTCATGTTTCGTCTCAACGAGACATATGAGGAGCATCCTGAGTACCCCAGCCCGCTGCTGCACAAAGCGTTCTTCACTCCATGGAGGATTACACATGAAG GTGGCTTGGACCCATTCATAAGAGGTCTGGTGGGCCGGACGGCAAAGCTGAACATGCCGAATTCAAGGATGCACGATGAGCTAAGGGATCTGCTGTTTAAGTTCTCCGAACGGATGGCTCTAGACCTTGCCGCTCTCAAcatgcagagaggaagagaccaCGGTCTCCCTG GCTACAACGCCTGGAGGAAGTTTTGTGGGCTGTCCCAACCAAAGAATCTTGCCGAACTGACTAAAGTTATGGGAAACCTTGAGCTGGCAAAGAAACTCCTGAAGCTCTACGGCACGGCCGACAACATCGACGTGTGGCTCGCGGGTGTGGCCGAGCCATTGGTGGATAACGGGAAAGTGGGACCCCTGTTCGCCTGCCTGATCGCCACACAGTTCCAAAAGATCCGCCAAGGAGACCG GCTGTGGTGGGAGAACGAGAATGTCTTCACTGAAGCTCAGAGGTATTCCCTGAGGGATACGTCGCTCGCTCGGATTATTTGTGACAACACGGGAATCGAAGAAGTGCCAGAACAGCCTTTCCAGTATCGGCCTCGAGGGAAAGGTTACACCCTGTGTAAGAACATACCTGATTTTGACCTCACCCCGTGGATTGAGAATG aaCAACGCCCACATGGTACAGGAAAAACAG GCCCCCCAGGACCTCCTGGCCCCAGAGGCCTTCCAGGTCCCCCAGGCCCTCCTGGACCCCCTGGTGACGCACATCACGTGGCTTTCTCTGTGAGGTTGGGCAACGACCACCCCCAGTCCGGATTTCCCATCCCCTTCCGTGATGTCATCTACAACGGCCAGGGCAGTTACGACCTAAAGACTGGATACTTCACCTGCGACCAATCAGGCGTCTATCAGTTCACGTTCTCCTGCACCATCAACAACATTGCCGCAACCGTGGATCTCCTGCGCAACGGAAAACCCTTCTACCACTCCTTCACCACCTTCCAGAGGGGTTACTCGACAGCCAGTGGCACGGTGTACGTGAAGCTTGTGAAGGGGGACAAGGTGTGTCTGATGGCCGAGCAGGGTTCTAACGGTATGACTGCCGACAGCTACTTCTCAGGGAACTTCTTGTTCGATGAGTAA